The Campylobacter sp. CN_NE2 region CTTGAAATTTGCGAAAATTCACAAATTTTAGGTATCGTTAGCGATATAATAGAAACCGGCGCAAACTATCTTTTTGAAGTAACAACTTCGCAAAATTTAACCCAAAATGGTTTGCCAAAAACTTTTTTTGTCCCTTATATCGATAATTTTGTAGAAAAAATTTGCCTTGATGAAGGCAAAATTCATACCAAAAACGCAAAAGCGATTTTAGAAAATTCATGAATTTTATCTTTATCACACTTTTTGAAAATCTTGTAAAGCCCTACTTTGGGGATTCTATTTTAAAAAGGGCATGTGAAAAGAATTTGATTTCAACACATTTTTTTAACCCACGCGAATTTACCGCAAACAGATATAAAAAAGTCGATGAGTATATGATCGGCGGTGGAGCCGGACTTCTTATGCAGTGCGAACCTTTGGCGAATACGATTGAAAAAGTAAAAACTAAATTTGAAAATGTAAAATTCATATACCTTACGCCTGTGGGTAAAAAATTCACTCAAAATGACGCAAAACGGCTAAGCAAGGAGCAAAATTTATGCTTTATTTGTGGCAGATACGAAGGAATCGATGAACGCATTATCGAAAAATATATCAATGAAGTTTTTTGCATAGGCGATTTTGTGCTAACGGGTGGCGAGTTACCGGCACTTTGTATGTGCGATAGTATCGCACGAAACATAAAAGGCGTTTTGGGAAATGAAAGTTCGCTTGAAATCGAAAGTTTTGAAAACGAACTTTTAGAAGCACCGTCGTTTGCAAAACCTGATAATTTTGCAAATTTGAGTATAATTTCAGAGTTTTTAAAGGGAAATCACGCTAAAATACAAGCTTTGAAATTTAGTATGGCGAACTCAAAAACAAGGTTCTTTCGCCCCGATATGTTCCGCAAAATCAAGTATCGCCAAAAAGGAAAACTATGAGAAATAAATACATCGAAGCATTTGAAAACGCTCAAATCGCTAGTAAGTCTGTGCCTGAATTTCGTGCAGGCGATACGCTAAAAGTCGCTCTTCGCATTAGAGAAGGAGACAAAAGCAGAGTTCAAAATTTTGAAGGCGTTTGTATAGCTAGACGCGGAAGTGGCGTAGGCGAAACATTTATTATCCGCAAAATCGGCGCAAACAATGTCGGCGTTGAGAGAATTTTTCCTATTTTTAGCGAAAGTATCGAAGGTATCGAAGTGCTAAGAAGAGGTCGCGTTAGACGCTCAAAACTATTCTATCTACGCGAAAGACGCGGTAAAGCTGCTAAAATCAAAGAACTTAGAAAATAATTACGAACTTAATCTCATAACCCTTGTGAATTTTCAAATTCGCAAGGGGTTTTTAAATTTATTCTCTTTTATACGATTACTGATAAAATTTTATAGAAAAATTAGATTTTAAATTTGAATTATTTTGATTGTTTTTACTCGTGAATTACCACGACTTGCTTACGGCAAGTCTTGCGATGACAAATTTGCTTAATTTTCTAAAAAATATTCAAGACAGAATAGGCGTAGTAATTTAAAAAATTTCGCTGTTTCAAGGGAGCTACCTTTATCGGTAGTGACCGCAGAAATAGCGAAATTTTTTAATTTAATCCGTTCAAGTTTGGGGAATTAAAAGCTTAGGTTAATTTCAATTACACCAAAATATTATAAAACAGCGTATCGAACCATCAAACACGCTTCTAACGCACCAAGCTTATCTAATATCTCTTTTGTTATATCTTGATCGACCAAGATAACAGCCAGTGCGTTGCCGTCTTCGCCACGACCCAAACGGAAATCAGCGATATTGATTTTTGCATCAGCCAAAATTCGGCTAATGTTAGCGATAACGCCCGGAACATCGGTATTTTTGAAAACTATCATTTTGCCTTTTGGCTTGAAGTCGGTTTTAAAGCCGTTTATGTTGATAATGCGACCTTCACTCTCATCAAAAACCGTTCCGTCGATAGTGGCGACATCTTTGTCGGTTACGATTTTAACGCGAACTTTGTTTTTGATACTTGTGCTGTGAATTTCGTTAGCTTCGCAAACTATACCCTTTTCGTCGGCAATAAATTTTGCATTTACATAATTTATCAAATCCCCTGCACTATCACGCAAGGCACCTACAATCGCAAAAATAAGCATAGAATTTAGATATTCTACGATTTTACCGCTACCTTCAAGTTTGATTGATTTAATCGCACCTTTGTTGATTTGCGCAGCAAAATACGCCATTTTTGAAATCAAATTTATATAAGGCTCAATCTCTTGTGGTAAATTTTCTGTGCGAATCGGTAAATTTAGCGCATTTGGATAACAAATTCCACGAGCTGCATTTATGGCTGCTTCGGCAGCTTCAACTGCGATATTGCTTTGAGATTCAAGCGTATTAGCCCCTAAATGCGCCGTCGCGGTTACATTTTCAAAATCCAAAAACGGGTGGTTATTTGCCGGTTCTTTATCAAAAACATCGATACCAAGATATGCGATTTTGCCGTTTTTAAGGTTGTTTATAAGCGCGTTTTCGTTATAAAGCCCACCACGAGCGACATTTATCAAACGAACGCCGTCTTTCATTTTAGCGATTTCAGGCTCATCAATCATATTTATAGTTTCTTTGTTTTTTGGCGTATGAATCGTAATAAAATCGCATGATAAAATATCTTCGAAATTCGTTGTATATTTCACGCCGACATTTGTCGCTTTTGACGGGTCGATATAAGGGTCATACGCGATGACATTCATACCAAAGCCAAGCGCTCTAACGCCAACGCGAGAGCCGATATTTCCAAAGCCAATAATACCAAGCGTTTTTTTATAAAGCTCTATGCCATACCATTTTTCGCGTTTCCAAATTCGGTTGATTTTTAAATCATTACAAGCATTTACATATTTTCGTGCCGAATTTATCAGATGACACATAGTCATCTCAACAGCAGCAATGGTATTTGCCGTAGGGACATTCATCAAAATAATTCCCCGTTTCGAACAAGCGTCAATGTCGCAGTTATCGACACCAACCCCAGCTCTAACGACGGCTTTTAAATTTTTTCCTGCTTCAAGGAATTTTTCATCAACAGGCGTCGGGCTTCTTGTGATAGCAACATCGGCATCGCCAAGCATACCTAAAAGCTCGTCTTTTTCCACGCTTGAAGCGTCAATCACTTTAATATCTTTTTCTTTACCTAAAATTTCAAAACCAATATTGTGAATTGCATCGCATACTATAATAGTCTTCATAAAGTATCCTTTAAAGGGAGAAAAGCCCGAATTTACGGGCTTTAAATTTAATTTGCAAGTTGATCTTTGATAAGATCGCCAAGCGTCATTTTATCGTCGCTTTCGCTGTTGAATTTATCTAAATCTTCACGCTCTTTTTGTTTTGCAAGGCGTTTAATGCTTAGGCGAATTCTATTTTTCTTTTCATCGATAAATGCAATCGCAGCTTCGATTTCATCGCCTACTTTCAAATTCGCAGGATCAATCGCGCCTAAATCTTCTTTGCGGATTAGCGCATCGACATTATCGCCAAGTTCGACAAACACACCAAAATCTTTAATATCGCGAATTTTGCCTTTTACGATACTGCCTTGTGCGTGAGATTTTGCATACTCATTTACAGGGCTATCGGCTAAATCTTTGCGATTTAGAGAGATTTTTTGCGTTTCATTATCGATTTTGATGATTTTTACTTCTACTTCGTCGCCGACTTTGAATAAATTTTTGCATTTTTCATTTCTATCCCAAGAAGCATCTTCATTATGCAAAAGACCTTCAACGCTTCCGATTTTAATAAATGCACCAAAATTTGTGATAGTCGTCACTACGCCTTTGACAACATCGCCTACTTTGTAAGCTTCGTTAAATTCGTCAAATGGTTTAGCTAATAAATTTTTAAGGCTTACTCTTAATCTTCTTTCTGCTGCGTTGATTTCAACGACTTCGACATCGATTTCATCGCCTTCTGAAATGAAGTCTTTTGGATTTTTGATATTTTTATCCCAAGAAATTTCGCTGATATGCAAAAAGCCTTCAATGTCATTTCCCAAATCAACAAACGCACCATAAGGCTCTATGTTGCTAACTGTTACTTGGATAGTATCGCCGACTTCTAAGCTATCTTTGATTTCGTCCCATGGATCAGGCATTGCGCCTTTGATTGAAAGTGATAAATGTCTTTTGTCATTGTCATATTTGATAACTTTTACAGGAACCTTGTCGCCTTCTTTGTAAAGCGAATTTGGATTAACAGGACCTTTGTAGCTAATTTCGCTGTAATGAACTAGCCCATCTACGCCACCGACATCAACAAACATACCATAAGTTGTAATTTTTTTAACGACACCTTCGATGACGCCGTCATTTTCAACGATTTTTGAAATCGCTTCTTTTTTGACTTTTCTGTCTTCATCTAAAAGTTTTTTGCGAGAAACAACCACGCTTTGCTCGTCTTTGTCGATTTTAATAACTTTTACTTTATATGATTTGCCGATTACTGAATTTGAGTGTTTAAATGCACTTTGCGAACGAGGCATAAAAAATTCAACACTGTCGGAATTTACGCATACATAGCCACCTTTGTTAAAAGAAACGATTTTTACATCGAAAATATTTTCTGCATTTTCATCGAATTTTTCGATAAATTCTTTAACTTTTTCTTTTTTAAGTGCTTTTTTGTATGACACTAGCGGACGACCGCCTCTGCTACCTGTGATAGCAACTTTTATAGAATCGCCTTCTTTAAAAAGCAAATTGCCGTTTTCGTCAGTTATTTCAGAGATTTCTAAAACACCTTCTGATTTTCTACCGACATCGACAAATACTTCGCTGTCTTTTATAGCGACGATTCTACCCTCGCCAACTTCATCTCTTTCAGTCTTTTTGTAAGACTCTTCCAACATTGCCGCAAAATCTTCGTTTTCGAATTCTGCGTTATCTTGAACTTTT contains the following coding sequences:
- the trmD gene encoding tRNA (guanosine(37)-N1)-methyltransferase TrmD, yielding MNFIFITLFENLVKPYFGDSILKRACEKNLISTHFFNPREFTANRYKKVDEYMIGGGAGLLMQCEPLANTIEKVKTKFENVKFIYLTPVGKKFTQNDAKRLSKEQNLCFICGRYEGIDERIIEKYINEVFCIGDFVLTGGELPALCMCDSIARNIKGVLGNESSLEIESFENELLEAPSFAKPDNFANLSIISEFLKGNHAKIQALKFSMANSKTRFFRPDMFRKIKYRQKGKL
- the rplS gene encoding 50S ribosomal protein L19, giving the protein MRNKYIEAFENAQIASKSVPEFRAGDTLKVALRIREGDKSRVQNFEGVCIARRGSGVGETFIIRKIGANNVGVERIFPIFSESIEGIEVLRRGRVRRSKLFYLRERRGKAAKIKELRK
- a CDS encoding 30S ribosomal protein S1; its protein translation is MPKVNEKVQDNAEFENEDFAAMLEESYKKTERDEVGEGRIVAIKDSEVFVDVGRKSEGVLEISEITDENGNLLFKEGDSIKVAITGSRGGRPLVSYKKALKKEKVKEFIEKFDENAENIFDVKIVSFNKGGYVCVNSDSVEFFMPRSQSAFKHSNSVIGKSYKVKVIKIDKDEQSVVVSRKKLLDEDRKVKKEAISKIVENDGVIEGVVKKITTYGMFVDVGGVDGLVHYSEISYKGPVNPNSLYKEGDKVPVKVIKYDNDKRHLSLSIKGAMPDPWDEIKDSLEVGDTIQVTVSNIEPYGAFVDLGNDIEGFLHISEISWDKNIKNPKDFISEGDEIDVEVVEINAAERRLRVSLKNLLAKPFDEFNEAYKVGDVVKGVVTTITNFGAFIKIGSVEGLLHNEDASWDRNEKCKNLFKVGDEVEVKIIKIDNETQKISLNRKDLADSPVNEYAKSHAQGSIVKGKIRDIKDFGVFVELGDNVDALIRKEDLGAIDPANLKVGDEIEAAIAFIDEKKNRIRLSIKRLAKQKEREDLDKFNSESDDKMTLGDLIKDQLAN
- the serA gene encoding phosphoglycerate dehydrogenase, with protein sequence MKTIIVCDAIHNIGFEILGKEKDIKVIDASSVEKDELLGMLGDADVAITRSPTPVDEKFLEAGKNLKAVVRAGVGVDNCDIDACSKRGIILMNVPTANTIAAVEMTMCHLINSARKYVNACNDLKINRIWKREKWYGIELYKKTLGIIGFGNIGSRVGVRALGFGMNVIAYDPYIDPSKATNVGVKYTTNFEDILSCDFITIHTPKNKETINMIDEPEIAKMKDGVRLINVARGGLYNENALINNLKNGKIAYLGIDVFDKEPANNHPFLDFENVTATAHLGANTLESQSNIAVEAAEAAINAARGICYPNALNLPIRTENLPQEIEPYINLISKMAYFAAQINKGAIKSIKLEGSGKIVEYLNSMLIFAIVGALRDSAGDLINYVNAKFIADEKGIVCEANEIHSTSIKNKVRVKIVTDKDVATIDGTVFDESEGRIININGFKTDFKPKGKMIVFKNTDVPGVIANISRILADAKINIADFRLGRGEDGNALAVILVDQDITKEILDKLGALEACLMVRYAVL